The DNA window GCAGTTGCTTGGTTTTTCCTTGCTGATAGTGAATGTAGGTGAAGAACAAAAACTCTTTCCGAAGAGGTCTCGCTGTCTCACCTGTCTTCTTGTAGTTTGACTGTTATTCTGAGCAGCTGATGTAATTTCAAGTAGTAGTGGATAAGTGCCCTGCGTGCACATTTTAATCCCGCTGGACCGTTCATGCTTGTACAGAaattccctctctctttttttaacaaaGGGAGGGAATTCCGACCTTGCAGGTAGCCACCTTAAAGATTGAGCACATTTCCTGACCAAATTACAGTGTTtgttctgaactctgaagttcAGTGGTGGTACCTAAACGTGATCGCAAAGAACAAGAAACCTGAAACTTACAAGAAAAATGGAAAAGTACTCACCACATGCCGAATTATCTTTGACGGATCTTCCACAGATAACCTTGATACGGTTTCTTCAGTTTTCTCCAGCACGGATCAAAGACACTGAACTGAATCTTCTTCTGACAGTGAAGCAGGGAACACCACATTAAGCCGAGACGCATCTTTCCGTAGATAGCCGCCGAGGTAAATTCGGCACGTTTCAGAATCCAGCTAGAAGATTGGGTGCAGCAAATTCTCGATAGATAGTTGTTGCCACGGCGGCACGCCGTCCTCAAAAAGGCGCAGATCGCACTCCGGACAAAAGTGCAGTAGTAGTCTCCTTCAGGAGCCAAGACTAATCGGAGCAGCTGCTAGCCTGCCACAGCCAGCCTTCGCAGCCCGCGACCAGCACAGCTCGGAAATTTCCCGCACGTCTCGCGACCAAAAACCATTACGACCAACTGCTTGCTTCTCGATCTTTAATTAATTCTGCAGTGGACTAGTATTTTACGCATGTGCGCGCTAAAATAGAGCAATGAAACCGTGCAAGGAAAGCATAAATGCGTAATGGTAGTATAATACAATTTGCGTTCACCTAAAAACGCAGAGATTTGAATTGATCTCGCgctgatattttttatttttctcactgGGGTGGGTAGATGGTGACTGCGGCCAGGGCGCTTACCTgttctctccatctctctcgcgGGAAGCGTATATAAGCTGCCCTGCTTGCCGCTCATTTCCATCTCTCGTGCTCAGCTCGCAGCCAAAAACCCCAAGGCGCTCTCACGACGGCAGgagctagcttagctgcagAAAAAGCAGGTGACGTtgaattctgatttctgaacgaGTTGCAGCAGCATAGCGACAatggacgccggcgacgccatggAGAGAGGCCAGCAGCGGCTGCCAGAGGTAAGCATATGCACAACTTCACAATTATCTCGTTCTCCTCCTCTCACCGGTTTCGCTCATCATGAATTGATCTTTCTTAGTACTCCAGTTTGCAACTTGGAAACAAGCGATGGCAGTGAGAATGCACGCATATGGATCATAACTATAGCATAGTAATTTTCAGGCATGCTGTTATTGGTTTCACCTTCTTtaaattcagagttcagattgAAGAATGGGTTGTTATCAGGTTCACCAAAATGACAGAACAGAGGTGAATAGGTGAACGAAGGAAACAGTCATGGTCTACATCTATGTGGTGCAGTTGCACCACTATTTGACCCTTTTCTACGCAAGATAGAGAATAATGTTACGGCTAAGACGAACCGTATCCAAACACACTATAGTCGTACGACGTATTGGCACGTTGCCACGAGGGTGAGTTGGTGGCAACACACTCATTGGTCAGGTCTCCATGGTTAAAACGAGCGTGAAAAATTCTgaagtttaaaaaattaatagtgTGTGTTTAATACTAATAAATTTTGTCAGACTTTTCACGcataagtttaaaaaaaagttggtcAGAAAACTAAAGCAACAGAACACATACACACAAGTGCACCACAACCACCGTATACCTTTCGTATTCATCTGTACAAAGCTGCTTCCTTTATCCCTTCACGATTTTCAAGTACAATCGCTGACGTCTACAACAACGCCGCAAAAACTTTGATGACTTGTTCAGATatacaagaaataaaaaaaaatgtaaactgACATGTTCTCCCCAAACTTTGAACTTGATCTGCAGAGCTGGAACCCGAAACTCCAGGACGACGTCAGCCTGACGGTGCCACTCATCCAGGACAAGAAGAGCGGGAGCAAAGCGCCGGCGGTGGTGCTAGGATTCGAGTGCTTGGAGAGCACAGCGTTCAACGGCATTGCCACGAACCTGGTGGTGTACCTGGAGACCGTCCTGCACGGCAGCAGCCTCGCGAGCGCGTCCAATGTCACGACGTGGTTCGGCACGAGCTACCTCACGCCGGTGTTCGGCGCCATCATCGCCGACACGTTCTTCGGCAACTACAACACCATCCTCGTCTCCCTCGTGTTCTACCTCCTGGGCATGGTGCTGGTCACCTTCTCGGCGTTCCTGCCGACCACCGCGCTGTGCGCCGTGGCGGGCTCGACGTCGTGCCAGCAGCCTGTGTTTGGCGCGCAGACCATCGCCTTCGTGGGGCTCTACCTCGTGGCgttcggcagcggcggcgtgcgcgcggcgCTGCTGCCGTTCGGCGCGGAGCAGTTCGACGACGACAACGCGGTGGACCGGGAGCGGAAGATGTCCTTCTTCAGCTGGTTCTACATGTGCGTCGACTTCGGGATGATCGTGTCGGGCCTATTCATCGTGTGGATCCAGCAGAACGTGAGCTGGGGACTCGGCTTCGGCATCGCCACGGTTTGCGTCGCGATCGCGTTCGGCGGCTTCGTGCTCGCCACGCCCATGTACAAGCGCAGCATGCCCACCGGCACGCCGCTCAAGAGCCTCGCCCAGGTGGTGGTCGCCGCGTGCCGGAAGGTCAGCCTCCGTgtccccgccgacgccgccctcctCTACGAGGTCCATGACAAGATCGATCAGCCCAAGATCACGCACACCGACGAGTTCAGCTTTCTTGACAAGGCGGCGGTGATCGTGCAGTCCGACCTGGAAGAGGACTCGAACgacgcctcggcggcggccgcgggctcgTGGAGGCTATGCACGGTGACGCAGGTGGAGGAGCTCAAGATCCTGATGCGGCTGCTGCCGATATGGGCGACGAGCATCGTGCTGTCGGCGGCGTACGCGCAGCTGAACACCACGTTCGTGCAGCAGGGCGCCGCGATGAACATGCGGATCATGTCGTTCACCATCCCCGCCGCGTCGATGGTGTCCTTCGAGGTGTTCTGCGTCCTGGCATGGGTGCTCGTCTACGGCTCGGTGATCGTGCCGCTCCTCAGGAGCTTCTCCCCGGCCAACGGCGAGCCGTCGCAGCTGCGGCGCATGGGCGCCGGCCGTCTGCTCATCGCGGTCGCCATGGCCATCGCCGCGCTGGTGGAGATGGTGCgcctcgacgcggcggcgcgcggcgagtcCCTGAGCATCGCGTGGCAGATGCCGCAGTACTTCATGCTGGCCGGCGGTGAGGTGTTCTGCTACATCGCGCAGCTGGAGTTCTTCTACAGCGAGGCGCCGGAGTCCATGAAGAGCATCTGCACGTCGCTGGCGCTGCTCACCGTGGCGCTGGGAAGCTACATGAGCTCCTTCATCTACGCCGTCGTGAACGCGTTCACCGCCGTGGACGGCCGGCCCGGGTGGATTTCGGACAACCTCAACGAGGGACACCTGGACTACTTCTTCTGGGTCATGGCGGCGCTGTGCACGCTCAACTTCGTCGTGTACAGCGCGTTCGCGCGGAACTACAAGGTGAAGACGGTCGTGTCATGATCGCTCGCCCACACGTCCGCGCGTACATAGGCAAAACAAGGTAGCGTTAGGAACGGGGTGCGTCCAGGAAATACACGGGACACGTCCGGTGCACCTGCGAAACGGTTTTTGTATCGCAGCGACCAATATCTTCTGGCTGCTGCTGATCGACGCCATCGTGTTCCTTGTTGtttattgtttctttctttttgtcgGTTTTACTGGAAAGGAAATACGGATGGGCAACAGGACAACCATGAACTTTATTTATGCTGTGGTcctgaaagaaaaaacagaaggAAATGCAATGTGGAAACATGGTGTGACCGTGTGAGTGATACCGCACATTTCATGGTAGTACTCTGCAACAGTTATGGCCGTTGGTGATCAAATCTCTATGGGCCGTTTGTAAATCTCGACCATAAATCAAAACTCTTAAATTTATGGGCCATTTGTAAACTTGCCAACGCTAGGACCCAGAATGCGCTGTCGAGAGTCCAGAGCCCAGCCTTGGCCGCAGTGATGAATAAATGGGCCATATCTGGACCGGCATCATCGAAGTGTATCTACGGCCAGGAAAAAGCCCATTTGGCTCCCTCAAATATATGAGTCATATACACGGTAAAATTTACAACAAAACAGTCAAAGTTCACATTACTTGCTATAGGACACCGTAAAAATATGATAATTAGTTACTAGACACGAacggattattttattataccCGTTGcaagtagagatagagaaactttttaaaatgaTAAGTTTGTCCATAGGGCTTATTTATTTTTAACCCGAGCAGATCTAGTTCAAACCGGACCCATACTAAGAGAGTGAGAATGGACTGGATTGGGAGAGTCAGAATGGTCTGGTCTGATTTGAATCAGACCCAATCACCTTACAAACAGATCAACACATGAGTAATTTACTACTTTCCACGCTGTTACTCTCCCCGTTTGTACCGGATGTAATGAAATCCGTGTTTTCATTGTGACCtttaacaaatactccctccgtcccataatataagtgattttgagtttttatttgcattgtcttatttaaaaaatcgtgcaaatataaaaaacgaaaagttgtgcttaaaatactttggataataaagtaagtcaaaaaaataaataataattctaaaattttttaataagacgagtgatcaaatagtgcaagcaaaaactataaatcccttatattatgagacggagtgAG is part of the Oryza glaberrima chromosome 4, OglaRS2, whole genome shotgun sequence genome and encodes:
- the LOC127771677 gene encoding protein NRT1/ PTR FAMILY 8.3-like; amino-acid sequence: MDAGDAMERGQQRLPESWNPKLQDDVSLTVPLIQDKKSGSKAPAVVLGFECLESTAFNGIATNLVVYLETVLHGSSLASASNVTTWFGTSYLTPVFGAIIADTFFGNYNTILVSLVFYLLGMVLVTFSAFLPTTALCAVAGSTSCQQPVFGAQTIAFVGLYLVAFGSGGVRAALLPFGAEQFDDDNAVDRERKMSFFSWFYMCVDFGMIVSGLFIVWIQQNVSWGLGFGIATVCVAIAFGGFVLATPMYKRSMPTGTPLKSLAQVVVAACRKVSLRVPADAALLYEVHDKIDQPKITHTDEFSFLDKAAVIVQSDLEEDSNDASAAAAGSWRLCTVTQVEELKILMRLLPIWATSIVLSAAYAQLNTTFVQQGAAMNMRIMSFTIPAASMVSFEVFCVLAWVLVYGSVIVPLLRSFSPANGEPSQLRRMGAGRLLIAVAMAIAALVEMVRLDAAARGESLSIAWQMPQYFMLAGGEVFCYIAQLEFFYSEAPESMKSICTSLALLTVALGSYMSSFIYAVVNAFTAVDGRPGWISDNLNEGHLDYFFWVMAALCTLNFVVYSAFARNYKVKTVVS